The Candidatus Saccharibacteria bacterium oral taxon 488 genome has a segment encoding these proteins:
- a CDS encoding vitamin K epoxide reductase, with product MFDMLRKWLSNKDSKRQQFAALALLLGSGLGLLASFVLSIEALTLAKNSHAALNCDLNSVISCSAVANHWSATLLGFPNSFIGMMTLPVMVTIVVALLAGAKFPKWFMWGAQLGAVAGLLFAGWMFYMSYVEIGALCPWCLTLDAGMLLVCYGLTRYNVVTRMVGGRRMRKFVDRGFDTFLLALVTVVIVVVILATFGRELFA from the coding sequence ATGTTTGATATGCTGCGCAAGTGGCTCTCAAACAAAGATTCAAAACGCCAGCAGTTCGCAGCATTAGCGCTGCTGCTCGGCAGCGGCTTGGGCTTGTTAGCTTCGTTTGTGCTGTCGATCGAGGCGCTGACGCTTGCTAAAAATTCGCATGCTGCATTGAACTGCGACTTGAATTCGGTGATAAGCTGCTCGGCGGTGGCAAACCATTGGTCGGCGACACTACTCGGCTTTCCTAATAGTTTTATTGGTATGATGACGCTACCAGTGATGGTGACAATTGTGGTGGCGTTGCTAGCGGGTGCGAAGTTCCCGAAGTGGTTTATGTGGGGCGCGCAGCTTGGTGCGGTGGCGGGCCTGCTGTTTGCTGGTTGGATGTTTTATATGAGTTATGTTGAAATTGGCGCGTTGTGTCCGTGGTGTTTGACGCTGGACGCAGGTATGCTGCTGGTCTGTTACGGACTGACTAGATATAATGTGGTGACTAGGATGGTTGGCGGTAGGCGTATGAGAAAATTTGTCGACCGGGGATTTGACACGTTCCTGTTGGCGCTAGTGACCGTTGTGATCGTTGTTGTTATTTTGGCAACATTCGGGCGTGAGCTATTCGCATAA
- the ftsA gene encoding cell division protein FtsA — protein MQEQSRYVVGIDVGTKTVRCVVGHIGESGLPNIVGVGVSENSGMRKGAVSNLTGPAAAIDKALEAAERMSGHHINAAALSVNGSHILSTKADGMIAVGMSGGEVTDEDVLRIEEVATTGKVPANREILEIVPHAYRLDGQDNIKDPVGMSGTRLELRANVVSGLTPYVANLRRSAEMANVTASSLTPSVLAAARAVLSESQIENGVAVIDIGGSTTGVAVFEEGDLQHVAVIPMGAQNVTNDVAIGLKTDPEIAEAVKLAHARLGGGKAGCVDTKHDKQVYTFEQSEIDEIVEARYEEIFELVAKELKRAGGIGRLPSGVVLVGGGAKVKDLVEFAKNSLSVAAKLGVPAGYAGVSDEANGPEFAAAIGLMLIDGAGAERAEHAQSKVGSVTKKAGGMISRLLARFK, from the coding sequence ATGCAAGAACAATCTCGATATGTGGTAGGAATTGATGTTGGTACGAAGACCGTGCGCTGCGTGGTTGGGCATATCGGGGAGTCGGGGCTGCCGAACATCGTTGGTGTTGGCGTTAGTGAGAATAGCGGCATGCGTAAGGGCGCGGTATCGAACTTGACGGGGCCGGCGGCAGCGATTGACAAGGCGCTTGAGGCGGCCGAACGCATGAGCGGTCATCATATTAATGCAGCGGCGCTGAGTGTCAATGGGTCGCACATTCTGAGCACCAAGGCCGATGGTATGATCGCGGTGGGGATGAGTGGCGGTGAAGTGACGGACGAGGACGTGCTGCGGATTGAGGAGGTAGCAACCACTGGGAAGGTGCCGGCGAATCGAGAGATTTTGGAGATTGTGCCGCATGCCTATCGGCTGGATGGGCAGGACAATATTAAGGATCCGGTGGGGATGAGCGGGACGCGCCTGGAGCTACGAGCAAATGTGGTCTCGGGCTTGACGCCGTATGTGGCGAATTTACGCCGCTCGGCCGAGATGGCGAATGTCACTGCCTCAAGCCTGACACCAAGTGTGTTGGCGGCAGCGCGAGCGGTGCTCAGTGAGTCGCAGATTGAGAACGGCGTGGCGGTTATCGACATTGGTGGCAGTACAACTGGCGTGGCAGTATTTGAAGAGGGCGACTTGCAGCACGTGGCGGTGATCCCGATGGGAGCGCAGAACGTGACAAATGATGTGGCGATTGGGCTAAAGACTGACCCGGAGATCGCTGAGGCAGTCAAATTGGCGCATGCCCGGCTGGGCGGCGGTAAGGCTGGTTGCGTTGATACTAAGCATGACAAACAGGTATACACATTTGAACAAAGCGAGATTGATGAGATTGTCGAGGCGCGCTACGAGGAGATTTTCGAGCTAGTCGCCAAAGAATTGAAGCGGGCCGGCGGCATTGGACGGCTGCCGAGCGGTGTGGTGCTGGTTGGTGGCGGCGCTAAGGTTAAGGATCTGGTCGAATTTGCGAAAAATAGCCTCAGCGTGGCAGCTAAACTAGGTGTACCGGCAGGATATGCGGGCGTGAGTGACGAGGCGAATGGGCCGGAGTTTGCAGCGGCAATTGGTCTGATGCTCATTGACGGGGCAGGGGCCGAGCGGGCTGAGCACGCGCAGAGCAAAGTGGGTTCGGTGACAAAGAAAGCCGGCGGAATGATTAGTCGATTGCTAGCGAGGTTTAAGTAG
- the map gene encoding type I methionyl aminopeptidase, translating to MPTLITGEKTPQQMKDMRECGRMLATIYDELRQRVTAGMSELDVNAFVDGRIKDFGAEATYLTDEVKFPGVICVSTNEQLVHSFPTGYVFEKGDVVSFDLVIGYRGMKTDSAFTMVVDEEPRGAKKHLLHATEQSLYAGIDAISGDGTRVGDISAGVEAVLKKAKLGIIRELVGHGVGLEMHMSPEIPNYGRRGTGPVLHAGDTIAIEPMASLGSEKIVTEDDGWTISLKDGSLGAHFEHTVLITETGAEILTTL from the coding sequence ATGCCAACTCTAATTACTGGCGAAAAAACGCCGCAGCAGATGAAGGATATGCGCGAATGCGGGCGGATGTTGGCGACGATTTATGATGAGTTGCGCCAGCGGGTGACGGCTGGAATGAGCGAGCTGGACGTTAATGCGTTTGTGGATGGGCGAATTAAGGATTTCGGCGCGGAAGCGACATATTTGACAGATGAGGTAAAATTCCCAGGGGTGATCTGTGTGTCGACCAATGAGCAATTGGTGCACTCATTTCCGACAGGCTATGTGTTTGAGAAGGGTGATGTGGTGAGTTTTGACCTGGTGATCGGCTACCGCGGCATGAAAACTGACAGCGCCTTTACCATGGTGGTTGATGAAGAACCGCGTGGTGCTAAAAAACATTTGCTGCACGCGACGGAACAGAGTTTGTATGCGGGAATTGATGCGATTTCCGGTGACGGGACGCGCGTTGGCGATATTTCGGCGGGCGTGGAAGCGGTGTTGAAGAAAGCTAAATTGGGTATCATTCGCGAGCTGGTTGGCCACGGCGTGGGGCTGGAAATGCACATGAGCCCAGAGATTCCAAATTATGGCCGGCGTGGTACCGGGCCAGTGCTGCACGCAGGCGACACGATTGCTATTGAGCCAATGGCCAGCCTCGGTAGTGAGAAAATTGTGACCGAGGACGACGGCTGGACGATTAGCTTGAAAGACGGCAGTTTGGGTGCACATTTTGAACACACCGTATTGATTACTGAGACGGGTGCGGAGATTTTGACGACACTCTAG
- the nrdR gene encoding transcriptional repressor NrdR, giving the protein MSGFNIGDSRVIESREVSDGVAIRRRRETPDGRRFTTYERVEKPNLIVIKKNGSRELFDRVKLAHAVRQSVGKFLKSDEEVESIITAVEDKLYALGASEVPSRQIGEFVLDELAKRNEVAYVRFASVFQKFETLDDFVKILEQRRQKGQE; this is encoded by the coding sequence ATGAGCGGATTTAACATTGGTGATAGCCGCGTGATCGAGTCGCGAGAGGTTTCTGATGGCGTGGCGATTCGCCGCCGCCGCGAGACGCCGGATGGACGGCGTTTCACTACGTATGAACGAGTAGAAAAGCCAAACCTCATTGTGATCAAGAAAAATGGTAGTCGTGAACTGTTTGACCGAGTCAAGCTCGCGCATGCGGTGCGCCAGTCGGTCGGCAAATTCCTTAAATCCGACGAGGAAGTCGAGTCGATTATTACGGCTGTTGAGGATAAATTGTATGCTCTGGGCGCCTCAGAAGTGCCGTCGCGGCAAATAGGCGAGTTTGTGCTGGATGAATTAGCTAAGCGTAACGAAGTGGCGTACGTACGTTTTGCCAGCGTGTTTCAGAAGTTTGAGACGCTGGATGATTTCGTCAAGATACTAGAACAACGCCGCCAGAAAGGACAAGAATAA
- the ftsZ gene encoding cell division protein FtsZ has translation MPQITPSEVQTFASIKVVGVGGAGGSAINRMKDAGLTGVQFIAMNTDAQALHNSKADVKIHLGHTTTNGLGAGADPMVGEAAANESREEIRQALEGADMVFVTIGAGGGTGSGAGHIVAEIAREMDILVVGVATRPFSFEGEKRRVNADWAITHLGRQVDTLITIPNDRLLQTIDRRTPLLETFKIADDVLRQGVQGISELITEHGLINLDFADVKAVMSRAGSALMGIGRADGENRAVQAAQQAIESPLIEVSIDGAKGVLFNVTGGYDMSMAEIQEAAEVITSAVSPDANIIFGATLKPELEDEVIITVIATGFDSETYHDHEVSLTSEASHESETEVDDEVVEGIDLELSEQSGATDFTSEQENNIWDQPAEDEADEDDTPAFLRRRKKNKEE, from the coding sequence ATGCCGCAGATTACACCAAGTGAAGTTCAAACGTTTGCCAGTATCAAAGTTGTCGGTGTCGGTGGAGCTGGTGGTTCGGCCATCAATCGGATGAAGGATGCGGGGCTCACTGGCGTGCAGTTTATCGCCATGAACACTGATGCTCAGGCGCTGCACAATTCCAAGGCGGATGTCAAGATTCATCTCGGGCACACTACGACTAATGGGCTGGGTGCCGGTGCTGATCCGATGGTTGGTGAGGCGGCAGCCAATGAGTCACGCGAGGAGATTCGCCAGGCGCTTGAGGGTGCGGACATGGTGTTTGTGACGATCGGTGCGGGTGGTGGCACCGGATCGGGCGCTGGGCATATCGTGGCGGAGATCGCTCGCGAGATGGACATCCTAGTGGTTGGTGTGGCGACGCGACCGTTTAGTTTTGAAGGCGAGAAGCGTCGGGTGAATGCAGACTGGGCAATTACTCACCTGGGCCGCCAGGTTGATACTTTGATTACTATTCCGAATGACCGATTGCTGCAGACGATTGATCGGCGGACGCCGCTGCTCGAGACGTTCAAGATCGCTGATGACGTGCTGCGCCAAGGTGTGCAGGGGATATCAGAGCTGATTACCGAGCATGGTTTGATTAATCTCGACTTTGCTGACGTCAAGGCGGTGATGAGTCGGGCTGGTTCGGCGCTGATGGGGATCGGTCGGGCCGATGGCGAGAACCGTGCGGTGCAGGCCGCTCAGCAAGCGATCGAGAGTCCGCTGATCGAGGTGTCGATTGATGGTGCGAAGGGTGTGCTGTTTAACGTGACCGGCGGTTATGACATGAGCATGGCGGAGATTCAGGAGGCGGCTGAGGTAATTACCAGCGCGGTCAGTCCTGATGCCAATATTATCTTTGGAGCGACGCTCAAGCCAGAGCTCGAAGACGAGGTGATCATCACGGTTATCGCCACCGGGTTTGATAGTGAGACCTATCATGATCACGAGGTGAGTTTGACGAGTGAAGCGTCGCATGAATCAGAGACTGAAGTTGATGATGAGGTGGTTGAAGGGATTGATCTGGAGCTCAGTGAGCAGAGCGGAGCGACGGACTTTACGTCTGAGCAGGAAAATAACATCTGGGATCAGCCAGCTGAGGATGAGGCGGACGAAGATGATACGCCGGCCTTCCTTCGCCGCCGCAAAAAGAACAAGGAGGAATAA